One stretch of Lucilia cuprina isolate Lc7/37 chromosome 6, ASM2204524v1, whole genome shotgun sequence DNA includes these proteins:
- the LOC111686918 gene encoding DNA repair protein complementing XP-A cells homolog produces the protein MATEDKTTTLTEAQKVRIERNRAKALALKQAKLVSHPYALAKKDTNAGEGTTSIIKVQGTKYIDSGGGFLIEQPVQASQNANSGDPAAGDNGPNVVHDTIAIPVQYEECLECGDAFVDSFLFDNFQHAVCDKCRDADGEHSLITRTEAKAEYLLKDCDFDKRDPPLRYISRKNPHNIRWGEMKLYLHLQVQKRAMEVWGSEEELMRQHENRVEKREVGKIRKYNKEMKQLRMEVRSSLYTKETKASHVHQYGEDTYNEDDDTYTHTCTTCSFTETYEKM, from the exons atggcGACTGAGGacaaaactacaacattaaCAGAAGCACAAAAGGTGCGTATAGAACGTAATCGTGCTAAGGCTTTGGCTTTGAAACAAGCCAAATTAGTTAGTCATCCTTATGCTCTGGCCAAGAA GGATACTAATGCTGGAGAAGGTACCACTTCCATAATTAAAGTACAAGGTACTAAATATATAGACAGTGGTGGCGGTTTTCTTATAGAACAACCTGTACAGGCTTCACAAAATGCAAATAGTGGCGATCCAGCCGCTGGGGACAATGGACCAAATGTGGTACATGATACTATTGCTATACCAGTACAATATGAGGAATGCCTAGAATGCGGCGATGCTTTTGTAGATTCATTTCTATTCGATAATTTCCAACATGCCGTCTGTGATAAATGTCGAGACGCTGATGGTGAACATTCATTAATTACACGCACCGAAGCCAAGgcagaatatttattaaaggaTTGTGATTTTGATAAACGTGATCCTCCTTTGCGTTATATTAGTCGCAAAAATCCCCATAACATACGTTGGGGCGAAATGAAACTCTATTTACATTTACAGGTACAAAAACGTGCCATGGAAGTTTGGGGCAGCGAGGAAGAGTTAATGCGTCAACATGAAAATCGTGTTGAAAAGAGGGAAGTGGGTAAAATACGTAAATACAATAAGGAAATGAAACAATTGCGTATGGAGGTGCGTAGTAGTTTGTATACAAAGGAAACGAAAGCATCTCATGTCCATCAGTATGGCGAGGATACCTACAATGAGGATGATGATACCTATACACATACTTGTACAACTTGTTCGTTTACGGAAACCTATgagaaaatgtaa